The DNA segment GGGGCCCGCCGCGTACGCTCGGGCGGCGAGCTGTGGTGCTACCGGCTGTTTTGGCCGCGGCTGTTTGCCACCGGGATACCGCGCTGCAGGGGAAAGGAAGCGCCGGCCTTAGTAACAGCAACGCAACCGCGGCGTTCTCTTTCAGGAGCAGCAGCGTCTTTAACTCCCATCTGCGTATTTCTCTCAATTCTTCCCCTTCTGTGTTTGACAGGCGATACGCTCATAGTTGAAGAGGATACGTCCAAACCCAAGACCGACTCGCCGGTAGTTGCAAAAAGAACGATGTCTAACTCAGTTAGGGAAGCCGTGCCAGTGCTTGCGAGGAGGGTTGTTCCGGCAGATAACTCCTGTCTCTTCACCAGTGTCTACTATGTGGTGGAGGGAGGCGTTTACGACCCGGGTTGTGCTCCAGAGATGCGCAGCCTTATAGCCCAGATAGTAGCAAGTGATCCTGAATCTTACTGTGAGGCAGTTCTAGGGAAAACTAACAGGGAGTATTGTGACTGGATCAGAAGAGAAGAGACTTGGGGAGGAGCCATCGAAGTGTCCATTCTATCCAAATTTTACCAGTGCGAAATCTGTGTGGTGGACACACAGACAGTCAGAATCGACCGTTTTGGGGAAGATGCCGGTTACACTAAGCGGGTCCTTTTGATTTATGATGGGATTCATTACGATCCACTTGAGCGTAAAATCCCCGACTCGAACGTTCCTCCCCAGACCATTTTCTCCACAACTGATGATGTTGTTCTTGCGCAAGCATTGGAGTTGGCAGATGAAGCCAGACGGAAGAGGCAGTTTACCGATGTGAATCGCTTTACGCTGAGGTGCATGGTGTGCCAGAAGGGACTAACTGGACAAGTGGAAGCCAGAGAACACGCCAAGGAGACTGGACACACCAACTTCGGAGAAGTGTGACATCTGCATGAGGATGGTTACATCGACTACCTCACCGATCCAGAATAAAATTCTGGATTTCCAGATAAGCTGTATGTAATCATGAAATTCCGTTCACAAAGCTTGAAAAGCATATTAACTTAACAATGGCCAAGACGCACAGGTTTGTTATGGTTAGTGACTTTTCCAAGGGATTTGAAATAGGTATCTTCTCGCATGCTAATTTATAGTACTTTGGCAGGTGGTATACACTGGCAGCTAAAACTCGATTTCTGAAATAATCTTCTCTTTGTGTATGTGATCTGAGCAGACATACAAAATCAGGCTTGTTCAACACTAGTGTAAAACCTAGCCTATAAGTTGCTGAATTAATCTCTGTATTATGTTTTCAGGCTAATTAAATTAATCTAAGGGTTTGGGAAACATGTATCGGCATTACTTATACTAAGAATTAGACTCTGCACATACAAGCAGTTCTTGCAGGGGAAACTGCTCATTTGGTGCACAATTTTTATGGAAAGAGTATCTCCAAAGCTGCCCTATACTATGTTACCATCAGAAGTAGACTGTATTGTTTGTGTGAAGTCATGGctttagagaaagaaatggcCTCTAAGCTTTAAGATAGCCTTCTTTAAATTAATGAGTAGATGGTTAAGTGTTGAATAAACTTATTAATCCTCCGTAGGTAGTTTTTAGTTGCTTGAAAAATAACTATCAACCCCCTGGTGTTTACACTGCATCAGAACATAGGCATGTTTCTTGAAATACTTTGGATTCTTCTTCATAATAGTATCTGAAATTCTGGCAAGAGGGAAATACAGTAGTTGGGGAAGTGACTTAATTTGCATCAGTTAAATACATTTAAGCAGACTTTACTTGGGTATAGCCGATCTCACGGCCACAGTGTTACTAAGCTGTACCAGATTCAAATACTGTAAATTAGCACTTTAAGGTATAGTTCTCACTCTTTGCTGGTAAAAAGTTTTGCTCTTTTTAGAAGGACAGAGTGCTAACCCAGAAGGGAGGCTTGAAGTTTCTTCATCTGCATTCTGCCTTAATGTGTTTGATTTGTCACCGATGACTGTTCAGTAGCAAGACTTTAATTCTGATAATGAAGGGTGCAGTTTAAATTTGAGAACAAAATAAACTGCGTAAACTGCCCTACTTCTCGTACTGTTCAGAATCAGGGAAGTTGAAATTGGTTTAATATATCTTACCTCACAGCGGGGTTGTGAGGCTTAACAGTAAGTGCTTTTGAGGTCTTCTTTTAAAAGGTGCTGTAAAGGTGCATATTactgaaagggatttttttttttcattgaaatgccTGCAACACATACTTgtcttactgaattttaaaatattcttagcCTGCTATTCTTCTGTTACTCTGTTTTGAGTTACCTTCCTTGCACCTTTACAAATGGGGAGCAAGAACGTGCATCTTTGGACTGAGACAGAAATAAACCCACTTTCCAAGTGGAACCTAAGATACAGTTTTAAAGGCCTCCGTTTGTTAAGGCATCTGGCTAACCCGGTGCAGCAAAAACTGCTTTTCTATAAAAAGCATGTTTCACTGAAGTTCTCAGCAGAGGCTCCCAGTTGGACATTGAAATACGGGAGGGTCTTACTGAAGAAGGAACATAATTAcataagtgctttgctgaattgagGCATGAATAATTAAGTATAAAGAATAGAATCACCAAGAGCACTATGGACcaggtttcttttaaattcagtattAAAATACATATGAGCATTGTTGGGAGTTTCCTATAGAAAGCCACTTAGCTTCCAGTGTTAAACCCCACTTTGCTTTTAGCCtatcattagggaaaaaaaaaaaaagcaacccaaacccAACATTAAAACCAGCCCTCTGGAAGCTTATAAACCTAAAGAAATACCTGACAGTTCAAACGAACTTGAAGATTACACTGTGTTATAACTACTTGAGATGAAATACTGTCTAGGAATGAGACCAAGAGACTGTCGATCCTAAGTTGTATTCTCAGCTTTCACACTGAAGCGGTGAGATGCCTTGGACAAGGAGCTGATCCTCACCATttgccatctgtaaaatgggcGTAATACCTACCTCAGAGAGGTGTACAAGGTGACTGTCTTTGGGTGTCTTTGAAACAGAAGTGGAAGATACATATTTATTGTCTGCCATGTTTGCAAATGCATTGACTTTGGGGAGCAACACTTAGATTTTAGCTTTGTATCCTGGATGGATTTCTGAAAGCGTGtaaaagttttttggtttttttttggtatttctcagttgcagtatttttaaaattagctttatttCATCCAGAGTGTTTAGCTTTGCGATATCATGTTTGCATTGGAAATCTGCTAACAGAGAATCAGTTCCATTTGAGGGAAATGTGTCAATATCACTGCTTggatgttttctttcattgcctagaaaataaaatctctttggTTAAAAAATGTCAACTGAACTGCTGTAATTCATCTTTGTAAAAGTTGATACTGTTACACGCTGACAAACTCATTCAGAGAGCAAGTAACCTGTGATATTGACTGTGAGCTGGAAAACCTTATGTGATTCTCCTGAACTCTCCCAAACAGGAAGTatctacattatttaaaatggaagataTGGATACATTTAAAGTACAACTCCCTTTTTTCTAAATGTTGTAAatggtaggggtttttttaatatctttttacCTTTTAGCATTTGCCTGCCCGTAATGATACAATTGCGGAAGTATGACCGAAATGGCATCCTGGTACTAGTAGGATGAACTTCTGAACATCACTCATACATTTGCACTGAACTGGTATTAATTGTACAGCAAGATGTTTGTTACGGATATTTTAGAATAGAGGGGTTGTGGGACGCAGGCTGCGGTACTGGCAGGGAATAACCTCACCTGGCCAGACCAGTCCAGAAAGCCTGTAAGATTCGGGCTTACCATCACTCTTATTCCTGTTCCCATTTAAAATGAGCACGCGTTTCCTTGCTGAATACTTCAGCACAGAGGTCAGTAACTAAATGGGCCCTGGAAACGGAAATTTTTGCCTTGGAGGTGTGCTGACTAAAAGCTGGGTTATTGGTATTGTTTTACCAATCTGTGCAGTTCTGGATCTTGAATTAAATAAAGAATTCTGGTTTCCTGGTGCCAGTCTGGCCGTTTCACCAGCACTAAATTCCTTCTTTAATTAAAGAAGGGCCTGACACTAATCACGTGGCCTTTCACGAACGTGTTCTATTGTATGAAGAGATACGCATCTCGTGGTTGTAGCAGCACTTTCAAAGCTTGTCCGAGCTTGTGCGTTGAGCGGACGTCGAGCAAGGACTTTCACCGATGTAGGCCGTGCGTGTTCCCATTGCAGTAAAACGAGTGGCGGTAGCAAACGTTTCTAAAAGTCTTAGTTACCAATGTAATTCAGTGGTATAACGTTCCGTTTTGTGTATCGTCAGTCCAGACCAGTTGCTATAACA comes from the Mycteria americana isolate JAX WOST 10 ecotype Jacksonville Zoo and Gardens chromosome 20, USCA_MyAme_1.0, whole genome shotgun sequence genome and includes:
- the YOD1 gene encoding ubiquitin thioesterase OTU1 isoform X1 is translated as MLRLRCKARSGTHPLPGLTAHSRLRDMQAALAALTGVPAPAQRLLLGFPPRSLDLSDGERRLGDLGIHSGAAASLTPICVFLSILPLLCLTGDTLIVEEDTSKPKTDSPVVAKRTMSNSVREAVPVLARRVVPADNSCLFTSVYYVVEGGVYDPGCAPEMRSLIAQIVASDPESYCEAVLGKTNREYCDWIRREETWGGAIEVSILSKFYQCEICVVDTQTVRIDRFGEDAGYTKRVLLIYDGIHYDPLERKIPDSNVPPQTIFSTTDDVVLAQALELADEARRKRQFTDVNRFTLRCMVCQKGLTGQVEAREHAKETGHTNFGEV
- the YOD1 gene encoding ubiquitin thioesterase OTU1 isoform X2, which gives rise to MLRLRCKARSGTHPLPGLTAHSRLRDMQAALAALTGVPAPAQRLLLGFPPRSLDLSDGERRLGDLGIHSGDTLIVEEDTSKPKTDSPVVAKRTMSNSVREAVPVLARRVVPADNSCLFTSVYYVVEGGVYDPGCAPEMRSLIAQIVASDPESYCEAVLGKTNREYCDWIRREETWGGAIEVSILSKFYQCEICVVDTQTVRIDRFGEDAGYTKRVLLIYDGIHYDPLERKIPDSNVPPQTIFSTTDDVVLAQALELADEARRKRQFTDVNRFTLRCMVCQKGLTGQVEAREHAKETGHTNFGEV